A genomic stretch from Acinonyx jubatus isolate Ajub_Pintada_27869175 chromosome E2, VMU_Ajub_asm_v1.0, whole genome shotgun sequence includes:
- the LOC128313241 gene encoding T-cell-interacting, activating receptor on myeloid cells protein 1-like isoform X3: MISEFFCLLCLGLCAGQGSRGTDEPLPKPTLRAWPSWVVPPRSSVRLRCQTPTKNVNFALRKGNTLLDFSRSPTSKKGLAEFHFTGLRSSHAGDYSCECYRPGAPDIRSPPSEVILLLVTGGLPKPSLQAHQRGVVTAGDDVTLQCQRPDNVFGPMRFALLKAGVAEPIRLRTPAGKEADFSLQTVTVGDAGNYSCVYFQTRTPFWASQPSDRLEIRVTVPPGAISRNYTTGNLIRLGLAALVVVIMGALLLEAWCGQKESPPGSM, encoded by the exons ATGATCTCTGAATTCTTTTGCCTCCTCTGCCTTG GACTGTGCGCTGGCCAAGGAAGCAGAGGGACTGATG AGCCCCTTCCCAAACCCACCCTCAGGGCCTGGCCCAGCTGGGTGGTGCCTCCCAGAAGCAGTGTAAGGCTGCGATGTCAAACCCCGACCAAGAATGTCAACTTTGCTCTCAGGAAGGGAAACACTCTTTTGGATTTTTCACGATCACCGACTTCCAAGAAGGGCCTGGCTGAATTTCACTTCACTGGCCTAAGAAGCAGCCACGCTGGAGACTACAGCTGTGAGTGCTACAGACCAGGGGCCCCGGACATAAGATCACCGCCCAGTGAAGTCATCCTGCTGCTGGTGACAG GAGGTCTCCCTAAACCTTCCCTGCAAGCCCACCAAAGGGGTGTGGTGACCGCAGGAGACGACGTAACTCTGCAGTGCCAGAGGCCAGACAATGTTTTCGGGCCCATGAGGTTCGCCCTGCTGAAGGCAGGAGTGGCAGAGCCCATCCGGCTCCGGACCCCAGCCGGCAAGGAGGCAGACTTCTCCCTGCAGACTGTGACAGTCGGTGACGCCGGGAACTACAGCTGTGTCTACTTCCAGACCAGGACTCCTTTCTGGGCCTCACAGCCTAGCGATCGTCTCGAGATCCGGGTGACAG TCCCCCCAGGTGCCATATCAAGGAACTACACCACGGGCAACCTCATCCGCCTGGGTCTGGCTGCCCTAGTTGTGGTTATTATGGGCGCTCTCCTGCTGGAAGCCTGGTGCGGCCAGAAGGAGTCTCCACCTGGATCCATGTAG
- the LOC128313241 gene encoding T-cell-interacting, activating receptor on myeloid cells protein 1-like isoform X1: MVLLQDCALAKEAEGLMVSVPSVKPSLSFAPNSPHPFSFLQGFPDSRRGHQILSPICFLPEPLPKPTLRAWPSWVVPPRSSVRLRCQTPTKNVNFALRKGNTLLDFSRSPTSKKGLAEFHFTGLRSSHAGDYSCECYRPGAPDIRSPPSEVILLLVTGGLPKPSLQAHQRGVVTAGDDVTLQCQRPDNVFGPMRFALLKAGVAEPIRLRTPAGKEADFSLQTVTVGDAGNYSCVYFQTRTPFWASQPSDRLEIRVTVPPGAISRNYTTGNLIRLGLAALVVVIMGALLLEAWCGQKESPPGSM, from the exons ATGGTTCTCTTGCAGGACTGTGCGCTGGCCAAGGAAGCAGAGGGACTGATGGTGAGTGTTCCTTCAGTTAAACCCTCCCTCTCCTTCGCTCCAAATTCCCCacatcccttctctttccttcaaggGTTTCCTGACAGCAGGCGAGGGCACCAAATCCTGTCCCCAATCTGCTTCCTTCCAGAGCCCCTTCCCAAACCCACCCTCAGGGCCTGGCCCAGCTGGGTGGTGCCTCCCAGAAGCAGTGTAAGGCTGCGATGTCAAACCCCGACCAAGAATGTCAACTTTGCTCTCAGGAAGGGAAACACTCTTTTGGATTTTTCACGATCACCGACTTCCAAGAAGGGCCTGGCTGAATTTCACTTCACTGGCCTAAGAAGCAGCCACGCTGGAGACTACAGCTGTGAGTGCTACAGACCAGGGGCCCCGGACATAAGATCACCGCCCAGTGAAGTCATCCTGCTGCTGGTGACAG GAGGTCTCCCTAAACCTTCCCTGCAAGCCCACCAAAGGGGTGTGGTGACCGCAGGAGACGACGTAACTCTGCAGTGCCAGAGGCCAGACAATGTTTTCGGGCCCATGAGGTTCGCCCTGCTGAAGGCAGGAGTGGCAGAGCCCATCCGGCTCCGGACCCCAGCCGGCAAGGAGGCAGACTTCTCCCTGCAGACTGTGACAGTCGGTGACGCCGGGAACTACAGCTGTGTCTACTTCCAGACCAGGACTCCTTTCTGGGCCTCACAGCCTAGCGATCGTCTCGAGATCCGGGTGACAG TCCCCCCAGGTGCCATATCAAGGAACTACACCACGGGCAACCTCATCCGCCTGGGTCTGGCTGCCCTAGTTGTGGTTATTATGGGCGCTCTCCTGCTGGAAGCCTGGTGCGGCCAGAAGGAGTCTCCACCTGGATCCATGTAG
- the LOC128313241 gene encoding T-cell-interacting, activating receptor on myeloid cells protein 1-like isoform X2, whose protein sequence is MGAQFPRTDGSLAGLCAGQGSRGTDEPLPKPTLRAWPSWVVPPRSSVRLRCQTPTKNVNFALRKGNTLLDFSRSPTSKKGLAEFHFTGLRSSHAGDYSCECYRPGAPDIRSPPSEVILLLVTGGLPKPSLQAHQRGVVTAGDDVTLQCQRPDNVFGPMRFALLKAGVAEPIRLRTPAGKEADFSLQTVTVGDAGNYSCVYFQTRTPFWASQPSDRLEIRVTVPPGAISRNYTTGNLIRLGLAALVVVIMGALLLEAWCGQKESPPGSM, encoded by the exons ATGGGGGCTCAGTTTCCACGGACAGATGGTTCTCTTGCAGGACTGTGCGCTGGCCAAGGAAGCAGAGGGACTGATG AGCCCCTTCCCAAACCCACCCTCAGGGCCTGGCCCAGCTGGGTGGTGCCTCCCAGAAGCAGTGTAAGGCTGCGATGTCAAACCCCGACCAAGAATGTCAACTTTGCTCTCAGGAAGGGAAACACTCTTTTGGATTTTTCACGATCACCGACTTCCAAGAAGGGCCTGGCTGAATTTCACTTCACTGGCCTAAGAAGCAGCCACGCTGGAGACTACAGCTGTGAGTGCTACAGACCAGGGGCCCCGGACATAAGATCACCGCCCAGTGAAGTCATCCTGCTGCTGGTGACAG GAGGTCTCCCTAAACCTTCCCTGCAAGCCCACCAAAGGGGTGTGGTGACCGCAGGAGACGACGTAACTCTGCAGTGCCAGAGGCCAGACAATGTTTTCGGGCCCATGAGGTTCGCCCTGCTGAAGGCAGGAGTGGCAGAGCCCATCCGGCTCCGGACCCCAGCCGGCAAGGAGGCAGACTTCTCCCTGCAGACTGTGACAGTCGGTGACGCCGGGAACTACAGCTGTGTCTACTTCCAGACCAGGACTCCTTTCTGGGCCTCACAGCCTAGCGATCGTCTCGAGATCCGGGTGACAG TCCCCCCAGGTGCCATATCAAGGAACTACACCACGGGCAACCTCATCCGCCTGGGTCTGGCTGCCCTAGTTGTGGTTATTATGGGCGCTCTCCTGCTGGAAGCCTGGTGCGGCCAGAAGGAGTCTCCACCTGGATCCATGTAG